Below is a genomic region from Deinococcus koreensis.
GAGGAGGCGCCCGGCACGCTCAGTCGGCCGCCTGGGCGCCGCCCTGGGGGAAGGTCTCCAGCTCGTGGTAGTAGGCGTCGCGCAGCACGGGGGTGCGGCCGGCCTGCTGGATCATCTTCACCATGCCCGCCTGCGAGAGCGCCATCGGGGAGGTCGCGCCCGCCGCGTGGGCGATGTGCTCCTCCTGAATCGTGCCGTCGATGTCCGACACGCCCCAGTCGAGCGAGACCTGGGTCAGCTCGGAGCCGATCATCACCCAGTAGCTCTTGATGTGCGGGAAATTATCGAGGTAGATGCGGGCCACCGCGAGGTTGCGCAGGTCGTCCAGGCCGGTCGTGAAGTCGGTCTTGCCGAGGTTCTGGGCGAGCGAGTTGCCCAGCGGCTGGAAGGCCAGCGGGATGAAGGCGTGGAAGCCGCCGCCGAAGCGCGCCAGAGAGTCGTCCTGCAGCTCCCGCAGGCGGTGCATGTGATCCAGCCGCTCCTCCAGCGTCTCGATGTGCCCGTAGAGCATGGTGGCGTTCGTCCGCATGCCCAGCGAGTGCGCTTCACTATGGATCTGCAGCCACTTGTCGGCCTTGACCTTGTTCTTCGCCACCTGCTTTCGTACCCGGTCGGCGAAGATCTCCGCGCCGCCGCCCGGCATGGCCGCCAGCCCGGCCGCCTGCAGCTCGCGCAGCACCTCCAGTGTGGGCTTCCTGGAGATCTTGCTCAGGTGCTCGATCTCGGCCGCCGTGAAGGCCTTGACCTGCAGATCCGGAAAGGCGGCGCGCAGTTTGT
It encodes:
- the mqnE gene encoding aminofutalosine synthase MqnE, with amino-acid sequence MKWLSDSALAPLVEKVEAGQRLDFDEGMALFHTRDLNTLLRLANWRKEALHGDKVYFVHSMRLEFTNICYVGCTFCAFAAHKNEERAWDYSPDEVVAQVQRRYLPGITELHMSSGHHPNHPWAFYPEMVHKLRAAFPDLQVKAFTAAEIEHLSKISRKPTLEVLRELQAAGLAAMPGGGAEIFADRVRKQVAKNKVKADKWLQIHSEAHSLGMRTNATMLYGHIETLEERLDHMHRLRELQDDSLARFGGGFHAFIPLAFQPLGNSLAQNLGKTDFTTGLDDLRNLAVARIYLDNFPHIKSYWVMIGSELTQVSLDWGVSDIDGTIQEEHIAHAAGATSPMALSQAGMVKMIQQAGRTPVLRDAYYHELETFPQGGAQAAD